From Coffea arabica cultivar ET-39 chromosome 2e, Coffea Arabica ET-39 HiFi, whole genome shotgun sequence, the proteins below share one genomic window:
- the LOC113728752 gene encoding cytokinin riboside 5'-monophosphate phosphoribohydrolase LOG1-like isoform X1, translated as MKGDEGTSSANEAVKKKFNRICVFCGSRAGYKSSFSDAALQLGKELVMFKVNRKIDLVYGGGSVGLMGLVSKTVYEGGCHVLGIIPRALLPHEISGKTYGELKIVADMHQRKSEMEKHADAFIALPGGYGTMEEFLEMITWAQLGIHEKPVGLLNVDGYYDGLLALFDKGVEEGFIADSARHIMALADTAEELMKKMEEYAPIHERVAPRQSWEVDQLLESTTQVGESLTS; from the exons ATGAAAGGAGATGAAGGGACATCGTCAGCAAATGAGGCTGTAAAGAAAAAGTTCAATAGAATCTGTGTTTTTTGTGGTAGTAGAGCAGGTTACAAATCATCTTTCAGTGATGCAGCTCTTCAGCTTGGAAAAGAACTGGTAATGTTCAAA GTAAACAGAAAGATTGATCTTGTTTATGGTGGAGGAAGTGTAGGCTTGATGGGATTAGTCTCAAAAACAGTATATGAAGGAGGTTGTCATGTTCTCGG AATAATTCCTAGAGCTCTACTGCCGCATGAG ATATCAGGGAAAACGTATGGAGAGCTAAAAATAGTTGCAGACATGCACCAAAGAAAATCAGAAATGGAAAAGCATGCTGATGCTTTCATTGCACTTCCAG GAGGTTATGGAACCATGGaagaattcttggagatgatTACTTGGGCTCAGTTGGGAATTCATGAAAAGCCA GTGGGGTTGTTAAATGTTGATGGCTACTATGATGGCTTGCTTGCATTGTTTGACAAGGGTGTGGAGGAAGGTTTCATAGCAGATTCAGCAAGACATATAATGGCTTTAGCTGACACAGCAGAGGAGTTGATGAAGAAAATGGAG GAGTATGCACCAATCCATGAGAGGGTTGCACCAAGACAAAGTTGGGAAGTGGACCAATTATTAGAGTCTACTACACAAGTGGGGGAATCCCTAACCTCTTAG
- the LOC113732265 gene encoding uncharacterized protein — protein MAFHVACPITCRRICYCELGFPRKLQKERGKEEFLGEVSRIEEFIKDPWLLKAEANATVQVKVPKVVVVAPPVPPPPPIAAVQRAGAQVVPASVVPAVADGGGGGTGAGAGAAVGDGDEAASAQTKRVALQKQAAAASMVAEDFARRFESGEMVGPVKDDAQEEQGLSNVKVMCRLCFSGESEGSERARKMLPCKSCGKKYHRSCLKAWSQHRDLFHWSSWTCPSCRICEVCRRSGDPNKFMFCKRCDGAFHCYCQQPPHKNVSNGPYLCPKHTKCHSCGSSVPGNGLSVRWFLGYTCCDACGRLFVKGNYCPVCLKVYRDSESTPMVCCDVCQRWVHCQCDGISDGKYLQFQVDGNLQYGCPTCRGECYQVKNLEEAVQELWRRRDEADKDLIANLRAAAGLPTQQEIFSISPFSDDEENAPVVMKNEYGRSLRFSLKGVVDKSPKKSKEYGKKSSNKKSGKKKGHLMSIDSVHEAHQNFERHDDASSFGYDNRTEQVLSSRSGEPDGYFSPVAGSVNDGMCSVNQAGVLKHKFIDEVTASHNNRAHKTVKIKSNKPQGGGLDNGDDSGNQSNMSRATKGPKLVIHIGSRNRNLTTSPRSDGSSYQKDQDMTTSNGSEDVGQPRKNESVHRQENASKHTDGKATVADQKKGPKLKGKDGNLIKIKKANTEAGDMPPKFGGAKLLDEVEQVSGLNTRALGKKSTEVSATGVRIKSEFPASRTNRFSSVPAWDSRPGALADVSDDGNHAPISNSQKESKPLLKLKFKNPISENQSTWAPPKEDERSSVKGQRSKRKRPSPPREKVSTKNEDDASRVYGDRSMDEIMDANWILQKLGKDAMGKRVEVHQPSDNSWHRGTVTEVFEGTSFVSVALDNGKAKNLELGKQGIRFISQKQKRQ, from the exons ATGGCCTTTCATGTTGCCTGCCCAATTACCTG TCGGAGAATTTGCTAttgcgaattagggtttccgcGGAAGCTGcagaaagagagaggaaaagaggAATTTCTGGGCGAAGTTTCACGAATTGAGGAGTTTATTAAGGACCCCTGGTTGTTGAAGGCCGAGGCGAATGCGACGGTGCAGGTTAAAGTTCCGAAAGTTGTTGTTGTTGCTCCGCCTGTGCCCCCTCCTCCGCCAATTGCAGCAGTTCAGAGAGCTGGGGCGCAGGTAGTGCCTGCGTCTGTGGTTCCGGCGGTGGCGGATGGTGGGGGAGGCGGGACAGGGGCAGGGGCAGGTGCAGCTGTTGGAGATGGGGATGAGGCGGCCTCAGCGCAGACTAAACGTGTGGCCTTGCAGAAGCAGGCTGCTGCTGCTTCAATGGTGGCCGAGGACTTTGCCAGGAGGTTTGAGTCTGGAGAAATGGTG GGTCCTGTCAAAGATGATGCACAAGAAGAGCAGGGTCTGTCAAATGTCAAAGTAATGTGCCGCTTATGCTTCAGTGGTGAAAGTGAAGGAAGTGAAAGAGCAAGGAAAATGTTGCCCTGCAAAAGTTGTGGTAAAAAATATCACAGGAGCTGCTTAAAAGCTTGGTCACAACATAGAG ATCTTTTTCACTGGAGTTCATGGACATGCCCATCTTGCCGAATTTGTGAG GTCTGCCGAAGATCTGGggatccaaacaaatttatGTTCTGCAAAAGATGTGATGGTGCATTCCATTGTTATTGTCAGCAGCCACCCCACAAG AATGTTAGTAATGGACCTTACTTGTGCCCCAAGCACACAAAGTGTCATAGCTGTGGTTCTAGTGTTCCTGGAAATGGCTTAAGCGTGAG GTGGTTTCTTGGCTACACATGTTGCGATGCTTGCGGAAGGTTGTTTGTGAAAGGAAATTACTGTCCAGTTTGCTTAAAG GTGTATAGAGATTCCGAATCCACACCTATGGTCTGCTGTGATGTCTGCCAGCGCTGGGTGCACTGCCAATGTGATGGCATCAG TGATGGTAAATATCTGCAGTTCCAAGTAGACGGAAATCTACAGTATGGATGTCCTACATGTCGTGGAGAATGCTACCAg GTTAAGAATCTTGAGGAGGCAGTTCAGGAGCTCTGGAGAAGGAGAGATGAAGCTGACAAGGATTTAATTGCAAATTTGAGGGCAGCTGCTGGGTTGCCAACGCAGCAAGAGATATTTTCTATCTCACCTTTTtctgatgatgaagaaaatgcaCCTGTAGTGATGAAGAATGAATATGGCCGCTCACTGAGGTTTTCTCTTAAAGGAGTAGTTGATAAATCTCCTAAAAAGAGCAAGGAATATGGGAAGAAATCTTCAAACAAGAAGTCTGGGAAAAAGAAGGGGCATCTGATGTCTATTGACAGTGTTCACGAGGCACATCAGAATTTTGAAAGGCATGATGATGCTTCATCATTTGGTTATGATAATAGGACTGAACAAGTGCTTTCTTCTAGAAGTGGAGAACCTGATGGCTATTTTTCTCCTGTTGCTGGAAGTGTCAATGATGGAATGTGCTCTGTAAATCAGGCCGGGGTTTTGAAGCACAAATTTATTGACGAGGTTACAGCAAGCCATAATAATCGGGCTCATAAAACGGTCAAAATCAAGAGCAACAAACCTCAGGGGGGAGGTTTGGATAATGGGGATGATAGTGGAAATCAGAGTAACATGTCAAGGGCCACAAAGGGACCAAAGCTTGTTATACATATAGGTTCACGAAACAGGAACTTGACTACTTCGCCGAGGTCTGATGGTTCCAGCTACCAGAAGGACCAGGATATGACTACTTCAAATG GAAGCGAAGACGTTGGCCAACCTAGGAAGAATGAATCTGTGCACAGGCAAGAGAATGCATCTAAACATACTGATGGAAAAG CAACTGTTGCTGATCAAAAGAAAGGTCCAAAGCTTAAAGGAAAAGATGGTAACTTGATAAAGATCAAAAAAGCTAACACCGAAGCTGGTGACATGCCTCCCAAATTTGGAGGAGCTAAATTGTTGGATGAAGTTGAACAAGTTTCTGGATTAAACACACGGGCTCTAGGGAAAAAGAGCACGGAGGTTAGTGCAACTGGAGTAAGGATAAAATCTGAATTTCCAGCCTCTAGAACCAATAGATTTTCATCAGTGCCTGCATGGGACAGTAGGCCTGGTGCTTTGGCTGATGTGAGTGATGATGGTAATCACGCACCTATATCAAATTCTCAAAAGGAATCGAAGCCGCTGCTCAAACTCAAATTTAAGAATCCTATATCTGAAAACCAGAGTACTTGGGCTCCTCCTAAGGAGGATGAGAGAAGTTCTGTTAAGGGGCAAAGATCCAAAAGAAAGAGACCCTCACCTCCAAGGGAAAAAGTGTCAACCAAGAATGAAGATGATGCGTCACGAGTATATGGAGACAGAAGTATGGATGAGATCATGGATGCTAATTGGATACTCCAGAAGTTGGGTAAAGATGCTATGGGGAAGAGAGTGGAAGTTCATCAACCATCGGACAATTCCTG GCATAGAGGAACAGTAACTGAAGTGTTTGAAGGCACATCATTTGTCTCAGTTGCCCTTGACAATGGGAAGGCCAAGAACTTGGAACTTGGCAAGCAGGGAATTCGTTTTATATCTCAGAAGCAAAAGCGACAATGA
- the LOC113732264 gene encoding uncharacterized protein produces the protein METTTEILHSSSSSSISDSSNNDNGPWSAETTWAIASGSLESSVTFDSSHDSPEQPESDSPRKLPPLILNPPAPDSGPCEIKLHLLQKYNIRQIYVRSTARVYEVYCAQSKNSGNEYLCTVRCSIAERDEQVLQAVNVEELSKECVKHAAVGLPEEKSSGGEHNAPSDDDWVEVKVVSSPTLENGTGSLSNETISNTERHIQDYYEATVEISDSDPCTSLIIRLLSLQNKGVVYIDEVYIYAELVDSTDSESLAPQVNGATGSSLMAMFVPTLLQMSKSCVSPTQGEQPSDKLGKASKVENLPKSIDVNENPAYFYQGQKFCADQQYIKLQDVGGSNAESVKSVLPNQTVKEDESFDPVVKNESPCSRIEKVLEQLVSRVSRIEEVCLRFEENMLKPINSMELRIQQVEQQLESLTKNSHDSGFPTGTRICAPSFSCESNSSSFHNGGSDCQPFRGPELERKEIPSVAFANPSDGFANSVNSPRFLPSLVVTVPEFSCGDDEQDDDVLESVNENNEDDEVLKPLKDSSGERRKIDDILAAALSTFLSSASDHPSRCEQTSMVASDTEIISKRGQMENLQILPSNAHEAATCITVSEEPPKYTQILTVTAPEFTSEENGGEEDSVCAQPPTTEASSFASKKSEDNSEVPFCDAEIGVSEVTSDSSDFFGNKSASDLLSISNAVLLTGRGVPNNILPGDAHSGGAHVQDQSLQESTTFSSLSSTADQAKGSVETDVCETIKETNQGQPSTVSSPTKKNVHSLGADVQNHFSKEDTTSSLLERCISLSADRDKNSVQSDVCQTIEKTGIDSDESKDVLEKYFGCHTSGGSHKERIAAGGAHGIAAEGPEKYMLQNVSRTGSLVDFKLPILDVQFAAHENCSTQPPLEALLSDLSEFSFGANSIGKGGGDLDTAKEMDNLYRDDCETIDPVTSRSLLVDLGIYDIVVSSDEESGHDDYRNTCNHHEMVASLI, from the exons ATGGAAACCACTACTGAGATTCTtcacagcagcagcagcagtagcATTAGTGACAGCAGTAATAACGATAATGGGCCATGGAGCGCCGAAACAACATGGGCAATCGCTTCCGGGTCTCTAGAAAGCTCCGTCACCTTCGATTCGTCCCACGATTCTCCGGAACAACCCGAGTCCGATTCCCCTCGGAAGTTGCCTCCGCTTATCCTAAACCCTCCCGCACCGGATTCTGGCCCCTGCGAAATTAAGC TACATTTGTTGCAGAAGTACAATATTCGGCAAATTTATGTTCGAAGTACTGCTCGTGTATATGAAGTGTATTGTGCACAATCTAAGAATAGTGGGAATGAGTACCTCTGTACTGTTCGCTGTAGCATTGCTGAAAGAGATGAACAAGTACTCCAAGCAGTCAATGTTGAAGAACTTTCTAAAGAATGTGTGAAACATGCTGCCGTAGGATTACCTGAAGAGAAATCTTCTGGTGGAGAACATAATGCCCCTTCTGACGATGATTGGGTGGAGGTTAAAGTTGTTTCCTCTCCCACACTTGAGAATGGAACAGGATCTTTGTCAAATGAGACAATTTCCAACACAGAGAGGCACATTcag GATTATTATGAGGCTACAGTAGAAATCAGTGACTCGGACCCTTGCACATCTCTTATCATTCGTTTACTGTCACTTCAGAATAAAGGTGTTGTGTACATTGATGAAGTGTACATTTATGCTGAGCTGGTTGATTCAACTGATTCAGAAAGTCTGGCTCCTCAAGTAAATGGTGCAACTGGAAGTTCTTTAATGGCCATGTTTGTCCCAACATTACTTCAGATGTCTAAATCTTGTGTAAGTCCAACTCAAGGTGAACAGCCTTCTGACAAATTGGGAAAGGCCAGTAAAGTGgaaaacttaccaaaatcaATTGATGTAAATGAAAATCCAGCTTACTTTTACCAAGGTCAAAAGTTCTGTGCTGATCAGCAGTACATAAAATTGCAAGATGTGGGTGGGTCTAATGCAGAATCAGTTAAATCTGTGCTTCCTAATCAGACTGTAAAAGAAGATGAATCTTTTGATCCTGTTGTGAAAAATGAGTCTCCGTGCAGTCGTATTGAGAAAGTTCTGGAGCAGCTTGTGTCTCGAGTGAGCAGAATCGAAGAAGTTTGTTTGAGGTTTGAAGAAAACATGCTTAAGCCCATAAACAGCATGGAGTTGAGGATTCAACAGGTTGAGCAACAGCTAgaatcacttaccaagaactcTCATGATTCTGGATTTCCAACTGGCACTAGGATTTGTGCTCCATCATTTTCATGTGAATCAAATTCCAGCTCATTCCATAATGGTGGGAGTGACTGTCAGCCTTTTAGGGGACcagagttggaaagaaaggaaatacCTTCTGTTGCTTTTGCGAATCCATCTGATGGCTTTGCTAACTCAGTGAATTCCCCACGTTTCCTTCCAAGTCTTGTGGTCACTGTCCCCGAATTTTCTTGCGGTGATGATGAGCAGGATGATGATGTACTGGAATCTGTCAATGaaaataatgaagatgatgaagtgTTAAAGCCATTGAAGGATTCATCTGGGGAAAGAAGGAAAATCGATGATATCTTGGCTGCAGCACTTTCAACATTCTTATCTTCGGCCAGTGATCATCCTTCTAGATGTGAACAAACTTCTATGGTTGCTTCTGATACTGAGATAATTAGCAAAAGGGGGCAAATGGAAAATCTTCAGATTCTTCCAAGCAACGCTCATGAAGCTGCTACCTGTATAACAGTCAGTGAAGAGCCTCCGAAGTATACCCAAATATTAACGGTTACTGCCCCTGAATTCACTTCTGAGGAAAATGGCGGCGAAGAGGATTCAGTGTGTGCCCAGCCTCCTACTACTGAGGCTTCTAGTTTCGCTAGTAAGAAGAGTGAAGATAACAGTGAAGTACCCTTTTGTGATGCTGAAATTGGAGTTTCTGAGGTTACTTCAGACTCATCTGATTTCTTTGGAAACAAGTCAGCATCTGATCTATTATCAATCTCTAATGCTGTTCTGCTTACTGGGCGTGGAGTTCCAAACAACATTCTACCTGGTGATGCCCACTCTGGAGGAGCTCATGTTCAAGATCAATCTTTGCAAGAAAGCACTACCTTCAGTTCATTGAGTTCAACAGCTGATCAAGCCAAAGGGTCTGTGGAAACTGATGTTTGTGAGACTATAAAGGAGACTAATCAAGGGCAACCAAGCACAGTTTCATCACCTACAAAGAAGAATGTCCACTCTTTAGGAGCCGATGTGCAAAACCATTTCTCCAAAGAGGATACTACCAGCAGTCTCTTGGAGAGATGCATCAGTCTGTCTGCTGACAGAGATAAGAACTCTGTACAAAGTGATGTTTGCCAAACTATTGAGAAAACTGGCATTGACTCAGATGAAAGCAAGGATGTTTTGGAAAAGTACTTTGGATGCCATACAAGTGGAGGTTCtcacaaagaaaggattgctgcTGGTGGTGCACATGGTATTGCTGCTGAAGGGCCTGAAAAATATATGCTGCAAAATGTTTCCAGAACTGGTTCTTTAGTTGATTTTAAATTACCCATCTTAGATGTGCAATTTGCTGCTCATGAAAATTGCAGTACCCAGCCCCCTCTCGAAGCTCTTCTGAGCGATCTGTCAGAATTCAGTTTTGGTGCAAACTCTATTGGTAAAGGTGGTGGTGACCTGGACACAGCAAAGGAAATGGATAACCTTTACAGGGACGATTGTGAAACAATAGATCCGGTAACTAGCAGAAGTCTTTTGGTGGACTTGGGCATTTATGATATAGTTGTCAGTTCAGACGAAGAAAGTGGACATGATGATTACCGTAATACCTGCAATCATCATGAAATGGTTGCAAGTCTCATCTGA
- the LOC113728752 gene encoding cytokinin riboside 5'-monophosphate phosphoribohydrolase LOG1-like isoform X2, which produces MKGDEGTSSANEAVKKKFNRICVFCGSRAGYKSSFSDAALQLGKELVNRKIDLVYGGGSVGLMGLVSKTVYEGGCHVLGIIPRALLPHEISGKTYGELKIVADMHQRKSEMEKHADAFIALPGGYGTMEEFLEMITWAQLGIHEKPVGLLNVDGYYDGLLALFDKGVEEGFIADSARHIMALADTAEELMKKMEEYAPIHERVAPRQSWEVDQLLESTTQVGESLTS; this is translated from the exons ATGAAAGGAGATGAAGGGACATCGTCAGCAAATGAGGCTGTAAAGAAAAAGTTCAATAGAATCTGTGTTTTTTGTGGTAGTAGAGCAGGTTACAAATCATCTTTCAGTGATGCAGCTCTTCAGCTTGGAAAAGAACTG GTAAACAGAAAGATTGATCTTGTTTATGGTGGAGGAAGTGTAGGCTTGATGGGATTAGTCTCAAAAACAGTATATGAAGGAGGTTGTCATGTTCTCGG AATAATTCCTAGAGCTCTACTGCCGCATGAG ATATCAGGGAAAACGTATGGAGAGCTAAAAATAGTTGCAGACATGCACCAAAGAAAATCAGAAATGGAAAAGCATGCTGATGCTTTCATTGCACTTCCAG GAGGTTATGGAACCATGGaagaattcttggagatgatTACTTGGGCTCAGTTGGGAATTCATGAAAAGCCA GTGGGGTTGTTAAATGTTGATGGCTACTATGATGGCTTGCTTGCATTGTTTGACAAGGGTGTGGAGGAAGGTTTCATAGCAGATTCAGCAAGACATATAATGGCTTTAGCTGACACAGCAGAGGAGTTGATGAAGAAAATGGAG GAGTATGCACCAATCCATGAGAGGGTTGCACCAAGACAAAGTTGGGAAGTGGACCAATTATTAGAGTCTACTACACAAGTGGGGGAATCCCTAACCTCTTAG